The following are encoded in a window of Sphaerisporangium siamense genomic DNA:
- the fdxA gene encoding ferredoxin — protein MTYVIAQPCVDVLDKACIEECPVDCIYEGNRMLYIHPDECVDCGACEPVCPVEAIFYEDDTPDQWKDFYKANVEFFEDLGSPGGASKVGKINKDHPIVAALPPQAEEH, from the coding sequence GTGACCTACGTCATCGCGCAGCCTTGCGTGGATGTCCTGGACAAGGCGTGCATCGAAGAGTGCCCCGTCGATTGCATCTACGAGGGCAACCGCATGCTCTACATTCACCCAGACGAATGTGTGGACTGCGGCGCGTGCGAGCCCGTCTGCCCGGTCGAGGCCATTTTCTACGAGGACGACACGCCCGACCAGTGGAAGGACTTCTACAAGGCGAACGTGGAGTTCTTCGAGGACCTCGGATCGCCGGGCGGCGCCTCCAAGGTCGGTAAGATCAACAAGGATCACCCGATCGTGGCGGCCCTCCCGCCGCAGGCCGAGGAGCACTGA
- a CDS encoding putative acetyltransferase: MTSGFGARLVVAISPDDVGRRVTVRRRDPDGFRDAVGVLESWREGVLRVRKRDGTLVEIAETSVVAAKVVPERPPGR; the protein is encoded by the coding sequence GTGACGTCCGGTTTCGGCGCGCGGCTCGTCGTCGCGATATCCCCCGATGACGTGGGCCGCCGCGTCACCGTGCGCCGCAGAGATCCCGACGGATTCCGCGACGCCGTAGGGGTTCTGGAGTCCTGGCGTGAGGGTGTGCTCCGGGTGCGCAAGCGCGACGGCACGCTCGTCGAGATCGCCGAGACCTCCGTCGTGGCGGCCAAGGTCGTCCCCGAGCGCCCGCCGGGCCGCTAG
- a CDS encoding ABC transporter substrate-binding protein has translation MRLVTRRRYAAVALLAAAAAGCSSAPTTEKKLPPVNPRAASLAEGFGTMDRLVEAARHEGSLTLVGVPRDWVNYGAVMDRFSGEYGVRVNVVEPGASSQREIDVAKAAPAGQAPDVFDLGMDVAIANTQRFAPYKVAAWQDIPDAVKDLKGHWYAGYGGYMSIGYDPRKVPAPKGFADLLRPGYAVALPGDPLRTAAAFNGVMAASLQGGRPEAKRGLEFFGTLKRSGGFRAPSQANTLVDWDYVNAPKAAETAGDEKPAWKVVIPSGAVLASYYVQAINKKAPHPAAARLWQEFLYGDEAQNLFLKGFARPARWEALEMNGKLDRQAAAKLPPVPGAPVVLTVPQTDEAKTFLKANWAKVMK, from the coding sequence ATGCGACTCGTGACTCGACGCCGTTACGCCGCCGTAGCGCTCCTGGCCGCCGCCGCGGCCGGGTGCTCCTCCGCGCCCACCACCGAGAAGAAGCTCCCCCCGGTCAATCCCAGGGCCGCGAGCCTCGCCGAGGGGTTCGGCACCATGGACCGGCTGGTCGAGGCAGCCAGGCACGAGGGCTCGCTCACCCTCGTCGGGGTGCCGCGCGACTGGGTCAACTACGGCGCGGTCATGGACCGGTTCTCCGGCGAGTACGGCGTGCGCGTCAACGTCGTGGAACCGGGCGCGAGCAGCCAGCGCGAGATCGACGTCGCCAAGGCCGCGCCGGCCGGGCAGGCCCCGGACGTCTTCGACCTCGGCATGGACGTCGCCATCGCCAACACCCAGCGGTTCGCCCCGTACAAGGTGGCCGCCTGGCAGGACATCCCCGACGCGGTCAAGGATCTGAAGGGCCACTGGTACGCGGGCTACGGCGGGTACATGTCCATCGGCTACGACCCGCGCAAGGTTCCGGCCCCGAAGGGCTTCGCCGACCTGCTCAGGCCGGGGTACGCCGTGGCGCTGCCGGGCGACCCGCTGCGCACGGCGGCGGCGTTCAACGGCGTCATGGCCGCCTCGCTCCAGGGGGGCAGGCCGGAGGCCAAGCGGGGGCTGGAGTTCTTCGGCACGCTGAAGCGGTCGGGGGGCTTCCGGGCGCCGTCCCAGGCCAACACGCTGGTCGACTGGGACTACGTGAACGCCCCCAAGGCGGCGGAGACCGCCGGGGACGAGAAGCCTGCCTGGAAGGTCGTCATCCCCTCGGGCGCGGTGCTCGCCTCGTACTACGTCCAGGCGATCAACAAGAAGGCGCCGCACCCCGCCGCCGCCCGGCTCTGGCAGGAGTTCCTCTACGGCGACGAGGCCCAGAACCTGTTCCTGAAGGGCTTCGCCCGTCCCGCGCGCTGGGAGGCCCTGGAGATGAACGGCAAGCTGGACCGCCAGGCCGCCGCCAAGCTGCCGCCCGTGCCCGGCGCGCCGGTCGTCCTCACCGTGCCGCAGACCGACGAGGCCAAGACGTTCCTGAAGGCCAACTGGGCCAAAGTCATGAAGTGA